One window of Mesorhizobium loti R88b genomic DNA carries:
- a CDS encoding trypsin-like serine peptidase, with amino-acid sequence MTKLTNTIIASALLSTAMWVVPAFAADPGSANGGNGESMRDVSSGDFKAGRAKPITTPKLTDEDSRAAPLTDEKTAVKSYGIVGRSADGKVIKIEPSEALREIIIKELNAPANGTEGGPRKTEDPGLGEGEAGRQVFGTDDREQVKNTKTYPFSAIGYLEAKSKTGYGSCSATLIGPRTVLTAAHCLYSHEDKDWLSDYLFVPGLNGSTKDDAPFGAFDYESAYVLQGFIDNYQGYYGSVIPWDLGIITLKQDVGTNLGWLGYANYDDLGDFTANLVGYPGDKPMGTMWKASCEVKAENIAPEYFQYDCDTFPGSSGSAVYAYDNNSKQRIITGVNVAESPEANTAVRLNAANIQWINSLYK; translated from the coding sequence ATGACAAAACTGACTAACACCATCATAGCGTCCGCATTGCTTTCCACCGCAATGTGGGTTGTTCCAGCTTTCGCCGCCGACCCCGGCTCCGCCAATGGCGGCAATGGCGAAAGCATGCGGGACGTATCTTCAGGCGACTTCAAGGCGGGTCGGGCAAAACCAATCACGACACCGAAGCTGACTGACGAAGACAGCCGCGCCGCGCCACTCACCGACGAGAAGACGGCTGTCAAATCCTATGGCATCGTCGGACGTTCCGCCGATGGCAAAGTGATCAAGATCGAGCCGAGCGAAGCTCTGCGCGAGATCATCATCAAGGAACTGAACGCGCCGGCCAATGGAACTGAAGGCGGCCCGCGCAAGACCGAGGATCCAGGGCTTGGCGAAGGGGAAGCCGGCCGTCAGGTTTTCGGCACCGACGATCGCGAGCAGGTCAAGAACACCAAGACCTATCCGTTCTCGGCAATCGGCTATCTCGAAGCCAAGTCGAAGACCGGCTATGGTAGCTGCTCGGCAACGCTGATCGGCCCGCGCACCGTGCTCACCGCTGCACACTGCCTCTACAGCCATGAGGACAAGGACTGGCTCTCAGATTATCTGTTCGTGCCGGGCCTCAACGGCAGCACCAAGGACGACGCGCCGTTCGGGGCTTTCGATTATGAAAGCGCCTATGTGCTGCAGGGCTTCATCGACAACTACCAGGGCTATTATGGTTCTGTGATCCCGTGGGATCTCGGCATCATCACGCTGAAGCAGGATGTCGGCACCAACCTCGGCTGGCTGGGCTATGCCAACTATGACGATCTTGGCGACTTCACCGCCAATCTCGTCGGCTATCCCGGCGACAAGCCGATGGGCACGATGTGGAAGGCAAGCTGCGAAGTGAAAGCCGAAAACATCGCACCGGAATATTTCCAGTATGACTGCGATACGTTCCCGGGGTCGAGCGGCAGCGCGGTCTACGCCTACGACAACAACTCCAAGCAGCGCATCATTACCGGTGTCAACGTGGCGGAGAGCCCCGAGGCGAATACGGCCGTGCGCCTGAACGCCGCCAACATCCAATGGATCAACAGCCTCTATAAATAA
- a CDS encoding MORN repeat-containing protein codes for MARARAILGIAAVSMLGALMLSPAFADQSTPPAGAWTERVQILYQADTRSVLRRTVRVWDFHPERNLDFVWEPAAGQSPDRTIAGDGTINGKGRLVWRVRGSASYDPKTVYSSYFGDVRNGRPDGQGRLELRSGEVFDGNWLAGELNGKGIHIDADGNRYEGQFVAGIPNGEGRLLSKTGEIFAGSFVDGLKNGKGQTRLAGGTVYQSQWVMGKEVGGSRPDVLADARVGGLLKAQAGGGDANKVEIGVVVDQRMTQQTDLKYQHLVRDEDVAIYPEDNLYNDAWNGTGQVNTTNVYEGQDWENTPAFAEVDLKTTDESKVKLDSLEMKVAASDAYRKPMLSISEHFGCIGFRPDFTIVNNGWGDAKDMKMSIQFTTVDEDGKPTGQASRMFTKDIGDFGEGVDVSIKSVLDEAGVDTASLETGRFPCPSVDSLNVCRSQLTNKINFGEVGDYLGNFNQAMTLNAIGKFDYSWADDQGHVYQQSEPFRAQMTMAVFEVPESMAECGDGGGGSPEAMRYQNIEFPIGKHDYTFPMPVRGNKNVSAYTARLKMWSSMSSIHSFSIAAHFADGSVRESKPVTFFYFRPKQSLFETKTEPAACYLPRQMAGCG; via the coding sequence ATGGCGCGGGCAAGGGCAATTCTGGGGATCGCGGCGGTATCGATGCTGGGTGCGTTGATGCTTTCGCCGGCTTTCGCGGATCAGTCCACGCCGCCCGCCGGCGCCTGGACGGAGCGCGTGCAGATTCTCTACCAGGCGGACACACGCTCCGTGCTGCGAAGAACCGTGCGGGTATGGGATTTTCATCCGGAGAGGAACCTGGACTTCGTCTGGGAACCAGCGGCGGGCCAGTCGCCCGACAGGACCATCGCAGGGGACGGTACCATCAACGGCAAGGGCAGGCTGGTATGGCGGGTACGCGGCTCGGCGAGCTATGACCCGAAGACCGTCTATTCCAGCTACTTTGGCGATGTCAGGAACGGCCGGCCTGATGGGCAAGGCCGGCTCGAGCTACGCTCGGGCGAGGTGTTCGACGGCAATTGGCTGGCCGGAGAGCTCAACGGCAAGGGCATCCATATTGATGCCGACGGCAACCGCTATGAAGGCCAGTTCGTCGCCGGCATTCCGAATGGCGAAGGCAGGTTGCTGTCGAAAACCGGTGAGATCTTTGCCGGCTCTTTTGTCGATGGGCTGAAGAACGGTAAGGGCCAAACCCGGCTTGCCGGCGGCACGGTCTATCAATCGCAATGGGTGATGGGCAAGGAAGTCGGCGGCTCGCGCCCGGACGTGCTGGCCGATGCCAGGGTCGGCGGCCTGCTCAAGGCGCAGGCCGGCGGCGGCGACGCCAACAAGGTCGAGATCGGCGTGGTGGTCGATCAGCGCATGACGCAGCAGACTGACTTGAAATATCAGCACCTGGTGCGCGACGAAGACGTTGCGATCTATCCGGAGGATAATCTATACAACGATGCCTGGAACGGCACCGGGCAGGTCAACACCACCAATGTCTATGAAGGCCAGGACTGGGAGAACACACCGGCCTTTGCCGAGGTCGACCTGAAGACGACGGACGAGTCCAAGGTCAAGCTCGACAGCCTGGAAATGAAGGTTGCCGCCAGCGACGCCTATCGCAAGCCGATGCTGTCCATCTCCGAGCATTTCGGTTGCATAGGCTTCCGGCCGGATTTCACGATCGTCAACAATGGCTGGGGCGACGCCAAGGACATGAAGATGTCGATCCAGTTCACCACGGTGGACGAGGACGGCAAGCCGACGGGCCAGGCAAGCCGCATGTTCACCAAGGATATCGGCGATTTCGGCGAGGGCGTCGATGTGTCGATCAAAAGCGTGCTCGACGAAGCCGGCGTCGATACGGCGAGCCTGGAGACCGGGCGCTTTCCCTGTCCCTCGGTCGACAGTCTCAATGTCTGCCGCAGCCAGCTCACCAACAAGATCAATTTCGGAGAGGTCGGCGATTATCTCGGCAATTTCAACCAGGCGATGACGCTGAACGCGATCGGCAAGTTCGACTATTCATGGGCTGACGATCAGGGCCATGTCTACCAGCAGAGCGAGCCGTTTCGCGCCCAGATGACCATGGCCGTCTTCGAGGTTCCCGAATCGATGGCCGAATGCGGCGATGGCGGTGGCGGCAGCCCGGAAGCGATGCGCTACCAGAACATCGAATTCCCGATCGGCAAGCACGACTACACTTTTCCCATGCCGGTGCGTGGCAACAAGAACGTCAGCGCCTATACGGCACGGCTGAAGATGTGGTCGTCGATGTCGTCGATCCACAGTTTCAGCATCGCTGCACACTTCGCCGACGGCAGCGTGCGCGAGAGCAAGCCCGTGACCTTCTTCTACTTCCGGCCGAAGCAATCGCTGTTCGAAACCAAGACCGAACCAGCTGCCTGCTATCTGCCGCGCCAGATGGCTGGCTGCGGATAG
- the amrB gene encoding AmmeMemoRadiSam system protein B has product MFSLIAAAAVQAAPVVCPPGTENFPPFYDDATLFKDAITNVANVQPSNQRLTGITVPHHLLAADLVALGFRAASGFHYKRIVILSPDHFHKTHKLYATTVRGFDTVLGSVAADTDAVRLLEKNGDMVEDSCLFDKEHGVRAMLPFLHHYFPQAKIVPIAMSVKAKRADWDRLADALKAIVDQDTLIVESTDFSHYLPQHDSRRFDQQSLNMLAAGSLDGIAALRQPDHADSVGALYIQTRLQRELFGAQPLVVANENSQEHTSDYVERTTSYVVALFGAFGPGFNNPARPKDRVYYLAGDVNFGRAMKRILVRDGIADRIVDSILSLTGSRPLIVNLEGVILPNVPEAIDDMTLAMPEDLAASLLKRLHVAGVSLANNHAYDLGPSGYAETLRALDEAGIPHFGQGETLALADLDLVGLTDIDTNGSKNTDLLTPALLDRLLHENAQRPVVAFVHWGREYKTEPSAREEMLADEMRLRGVSAIVGGHPHVSSEAIVPLAGGDVAEVYSLGNFLFDQSAERSSGSMLELRVFAQGTIFTRLIPLPNYFEMGRK; this is encoded by the coding sequence GTGTTTTCCCTGATCGCTGCCGCCGCGGTGCAGGCCGCCCCTGTCGTCTGCCCGCCCGGCACCGAAAATTTTCCGCCTTTCTACGACGACGCCACCTTGTTCAAGGACGCCATCACCAACGTCGCAAACGTCCAGCCATCCAACCAGCGGCTGACCGGCATCACGGTGCCGCATCATCTCCTGGCCGCCGACCTCGTGGCACTCGGCTTCAGGGCCGCGTCCGGCTTCCACTACAAGCGCATCGTCATCCTGTCGCCGGACCATTTCCACAAGACGCACAAGCTCTACGCCACCACGGTGCGCGGCTTCGACACCGTGCTTGGCTCGGTGGCTGCCGACACCGATGCGGTGCGCCTTCTGGAGAAGAATGGCGACATGGTCGAGGACTCCTGCCTGTTCGACAAGGAGCATGGCGTGCGTGCCATGCTGCCGTTCCTGCACCATTATTTCCCCCAGGCGAAGATTGTGCCGATAGCGATGTCGGTGAAGGCGAAGCGCGCCGACTGGGACAGGCTGGCCGACGCGCTTAAGGCAATCGTCGACCAGGACACGCTGATCGTCGAATCCACCGACTTTTCGCACTATCTGCCGCAGCATGATTCCAGGCGCTTCGACCAGCAGTCCCTGAACATGCTGGCCGCCGGCTCGCTCGACGGCATTGCAGCGCTGCGCCAGCCCGATCATGCCGATTCCGTCGGCGCGCTCTACATCCAGACCAGGCTGCAGCGCGAATTGTTCGGCGCCCAGCCGCTGGTCGTCGCCAACGAGAACTCGCAGGAACACACATCGGATTATGTCGAGCGGACAACCAGCTATGTGGTGGCGCTGTTCGGCGCCTTCGGTCCTGGCTTCAACAATCCGGCGCGGCCAAAGGATCGGGTCTACTATCTCGCCGGCGACGTGAATTTCGGCCGCGCCATGAAGAGAATCCTGGTCCGTGACGGCATTGCCGACAGGATCGTCGACAGCATCCTGTCGCTGACCGGATCGCGGCCGCTGATCGTCAATCTCGAAGGCGTCATCCTGCCCAACGTGCCGGAAGCGATCGACGACATGACGCTGGCAATGCCCGAAGATCTTGCTGCCAGCCTGCTGAAGCGGCTGCATGTCGCAGGCGTCAGCCTTGCCAACAATCATGCTTACGATCTCGGCCCGTCTGGTTATGCCGAGACGCTGCGCGCGCTGGACGAGGCCGGCATCCCGCATTTCGGCCAGGGCGAGACGCTGGCGCTGGCCGATCTCGACCTTGTCGGCCTGACCGATATCGACACCAACGGCTCCAAGAACACCGACCTGTTGACCCCTGCCTTACTCGACCGGCTGCTGCATGAAAACGCGCAGCGGCCGGTCGTCGCCTTCGTCCATTGGGGCCGCGAGTACAAGACCGAACCCTCGGCGCGCGAAGAGATGCTTGCCGATGAGATGCGGCTGCGTGGCGTCTCGGCCATTGTCGGCGGCCATCCGCATGTGTCGAGCGAGGCGATCGTGCCGCTTGCCGGCGGCGATGTGGCGGAGGTCTATTCGCTCGGCAATTTCCTGTTCGACCAGAGCGCGGAGCGCTCCTCAGGATCGATGCTGGAATTGCGCGTCTTCGCCCAGGGCACGATCTTCACCAGGCTGATCCCGCTACCCAACTATTTCGAGATGGGCCGCAAATAA
- a CDS encoding caspase family protein, whose product MTGALITASAAHAEDAPDFHLDLDTGGHTARIADLAFTPDGEDLVSASDDKTIRIWDWQSGVTLRTIRGYLGNGNDGKIFAVAVSPDGKTIAAGGYFGASLGDKPPYGDIRLFDFTTGKMKAVLKAADYATYDLAFSPDGKTLAAGGADGVVYLWKQDNKATSGWTLDKKLDADSWHIDKLAFAAAGTRLAATTTDNGIRLWDVAKGEEIALPDKAEPLRDISVMALAVSQDGTLFATGSKDGQVQLWRAADGTLVRAMPKQDFLIGSLTFAKGSLLVASCGYRCADKYRSIVWDTDTGEKTLDYSGHDGTVYASAANADGSLVATAGGTRNAIQVWDPATGERKALLQGVGEPVTSVGIDAANGIIAWGNANPCPERVACPEQLGALDKRLELPTMERFFVDPQPMTTEPSSFARAALADGQWSLHATQGGKDALENAVLEIANGGKVVRSIENDATNGFVHSAFTLIDNGLGLITGGNDGTLLEYKAATARVSGEFTGHTGEINAMVASEKSGLLVTGSADQTVRLWNLKTHELIVSMFFAGSQWIAWMPQGYYYSSDEGDKLIGWQVNQGRDHEGRFIRAGQLKKYLWSPEMVRRAIILRSAKQAVKEMRPGVDNELQKLLQRKPPEFGIHLAEDQSKVRDGYVAVEITGAREAGTDVSGFSILSNSRNVGDIATRSVDGDKTIVEVPIENGQNTIRVTGTNEYGYLTERSVTALARKTEKVEAKGKLYVAVIGVDKYPFLTDACSGHACDLRYPVDDATEFLKVIAQKSAPLFSSMETLVLVNREALDESPDKAQQTYTVASADNIMEPDSHTIDDQLADFLDKPGEHDTTIIFVAGHGINIDEDYYFIPTDGRKQDADRWKRSSLVDWGDIQKSVERAKGMRFMLLDTCHAANAFNPRLEKDAQDARIVVFSATAANNTAAELPELGHGVFTYSVLEGLRGKARTSDGGVTLFGLADFISREVVRLTSSKQKPFYYVGGVENIVLAEP is encoded by the coding sequence ATGACAGGGGCCCTGATCACGGCCTCGGCCGCCCATGCCGAGGATGCTCCGGATTTCCATCTCGATCTCGACACCGGAGGCCATACCGCCCGGATTGCAGACCTCGCCTTCACACCCGACGGCGAGGATCTCGTTTCGGCATCCGATGACAAGACCATCCGCATCTGGGACTGGCAGAGCGGGGTGACGCTGCGCACCATTCGTGGCTATCTCGGCAATGGCAATGACGGCAAGATCTTCGCGGTCGCGGTCTCGCCGGACGGCAAGACGATCGCCGCCGGCGGCTATTTCGGCGCCAGCCTTGGTGACAAGCCGCCCTATGGCGACATCAGGCTGTTCGACTTCACCACCGGCAAGATGAAAGCCGTGCTCAAGGCCGCCGACTACGCGACCTATGACCTCGCTTTTTCGCCCGATGGAAAGACGCTTGCCGCCGGCGGTGCCGATGGCGTCGTCTATCTCTGGAAACAGGACAACAAGGCCACGTCAGGCTGGACGCTGGACAAGAAGCTCGACGCCGATTCCTGGCACATCGACAAGCTGGCCTTCGCCGCCGCGGGAACCCGGCTGGCGGCGACCACCACCGACAACGGCATCCGGCTCTGGGACGTCGCCAAGGGCGAGGAGATCGCCTTGCCTGATAAAGCCGAGCCACTACGCGACATCAGCGTTATGGCGCTGGCCGTGTCTCAGGATGGCACCCTGTTTGCCACCGGCAGCAAGGACGGCCAGGTCCAGCTCTGGCGCGCGGCAGATGGCACGCTGGTGCGCGCCATGCCGAAGCAGGATTTCCTCATCGGTTCGCTGACCTTTGCCAAGGGATCGCTTCTGGTCGCCTCCTGCGGCTATCGCTGTGCCGACAAGTATCGCTCCATCGTCTGGGACACCGACACCGGCGAGAAGACGCTCGACTATTCCGGCCATGACGGCACGGTCTATGCCAGCGCCGCCAATGCCGACGGCTCGCTGGTGGCGACCGCCGGTGGCACCCGCAATGCCATCCAGGTCTGGGACCCGGCGACGGGTGAACGCAAGGCCCTGCTGCAGGGAGTGGGCGAGCCGGTGACATCAGTCGGCATCGATGCGGCGAACGGCATTATCGCCTGGGGTAATGCCAACCCTTGCCCTGAGCGCGTGGCTTGCCCCGAGCAGCTTGGTGCGTTGGACAAGAGGCTGGAACTGCCAACCATGGAGCGGTTCTTCGTGGATCCGCAGCCGATGACGACGGAGCCAAGCTCGTTTGCCCGCGCAGCACTTGCCGACGGCCAGTGGTCGCTGCACGCCACCCAAGGCGGCAAGGATGCCCTGGAAAACGCGGTGCTGGAGATCGCCAATGGCGGCAAGGTGGTGCGCTCGATCGAGAACGATGCCACCAACGGCTTCGTCCACTCCGCCTTCACGCTGATCGACAACGGGCTTGGCCTGATCACCGGTGGCAATGACGGCACGCTGCTGGAATACAAGGCGGCCACCGCCAGGGTTTCCGGCGAATTCACCGGCCATACCGGCGAAATCAACGCCATGGTTGCCTCGGAGAAATCGGGTCTTCTGGTTACCGGCAGCGCCGACCAGACCGTGCGGCTGTGGAACCTGAAGACCCACGAGCTGATCGTGTCGATGTTCTTTGCCGGCTCGCAATGGATCGCCTGGATGCCGCAGGGCTACTACTATTCCTCCGACGAGGGCGACAAGCTGATCGGCTGGCAGGTCAACCAGGGCCGCGACCATGAAGGGCGTTTCATCCGCGCCGGCCAACTGAAGAAGTATCTCTGGAGCCCGGAAATGGTGCGCCGCGCCATCATCCTGCGCAGCGCCAAGCAGGCGGTCAAGGAGATGCGGCCGGGCGTCGACAATGAGCTGCAGAAGCTGCTGCAGCGCAAGCCACCGGAATTCGGCATTCATCTCGCCGAAGACCAGAGCAAGGTCCGCGACGGCTATGTCGCCGTCGAGATAACAGGCGCCAGGGAGGCCGGGACCGATGTTTCCGGCTTCTCGATCCTGTCGAACAGCCGCAATGTCGGCGACATTGCCACGCGCTCAGTGGACGGCGACAAGACCATCGTCGAGGTGCCGATCGAGAACGGCCAAAACACCATCCGCGTCACCGGCACCAATGAATATGGCTACCTCACCGAGCGCAGTGTGACGGCGCTGGCGCGGAAGACCGAGAAGGTCGAAGCCAAGGGCAAGCTCTATGTCGCGGTCATCGGCGTCGACAAATATCCGTTCCTGACCGACGCCTGTTCAGGCCACGCCTGCGATCTGCGCTATCCCGTCGACGACGCCACCGAATTCCTCAAGGTGATCGCGCAGAAATCGGCGCCCTTGTTCTCGTCGATGGAGACGCTGGTTCTCGTCAATCGTGAGGCGCTCGACGAAAGCCCGGACAAGGCCCAGCAGACCTACACGGTCGCCAGCGCCGACAACATCATGGAGCCGGATTCGCACACGATCGACGATCAGCTTGCCGATTTCCTCGACAAGCCTGGCGAGCACGACACCACAATCATCTTCGTCGCCGGCCACGGCATCAACATCGACGAGGATTACTATTTCATCCCGACCGACGGCCGCAAACAGGATGCCGATCGCTGGAAGCGATCCTCGCTTGTCGATTGGGGCGATATCCAGAAATCGGTCGAGCGGGCCAAGGGCATGCGCTTCATGCTGCTCGACACCTGCCATGCCGCCAACGCCTTCAACCCGCGCCTGGAAAAGGACGCGCAGGATGCGCGCATTGTCGTCTTCTCCGCCACCGCGGCCAACAACACCGCCGCCGAACTGCCGGAACTCGGCCACGGCGTCTTCACCTATTCGGTCCTCGAAGGCCTGCGCGGCAAGGCGAGAACATCCGACGGCGGCGTCACGCTGTTCGGGCTTGCCGATTTCATTTCGCGCGAGGTGGTGCGGCTGACGTCGTCGAAGCAGAAGCCGTTCTACTATGTCGGCGGCGTGGAGAACATTGTGCTCGCCGAGCCATGA
- a CDS encoding DUF4760 domain-containing protein, which translates to MAEPAKSPAAKQTLPETTEGFPWPSSHEIKKESNPFTDRDWRMLVYAWSGMAVRFAIIFTLMFSVYQFLANQEQKRVEQTMSLVELWENKDYQQAQRALKDRLTALNAKYDNLLSANPSPTEEQVFRTRIGIEAMTATGGDMPLADFNENFDRIVYFLNRLSFCVDGDLCSRKVTDAYFRDYATSFWSYFAGYVDKQRKAGSPTFATAIEAYVRSGSPAAEAK; encoded by the coding sequence ATGGCCGAACCAGCAAAGTCGCCGGCCGCAAAACAGACGCTGCCGGAAACCACAGAAGGCTTCCCCTGGCCGAGCAGCCACGAAATCAAGAAGGAGAGCAACCCCTTCACCGATCGTGACTGGCGCATGCTCGTCTATGCCTGGTCGGGCATGGCAGTGCGTTTCGCCATCATCTTTACCTTGATGTTTTCGGTCTATCAGTTCCTGGCCAATCAGGAGCAGAAGCGTGTCGAACAGACGATGTCGCTGGTCGAACTCTGGGAAAACAAGGATTACCAGCAGGCGCAGCGTGCGCTGAAGGATCGGCTCACGGCGCTTAACGCCAAATATGACAATTTGCTCAGCGCCAACCCTTCGCCGACCGAGGAACAGGTGTTCCGGACGCGCATCGGCATCGAGGCAATGACAGCCACGGGCGGTGACATGCCGCTCGCCGACTTCAACGAGAATTTCGACCGCATCGTCTACTTCCTCAATCGCCTGTCCTTCTGCGTCGACGGCGATCTGTGCTCGCGCAAAGTGACCGACGCCTATTTCCGCGACTATGCCACCTCGTTCTGGAGTTATTTTGCCGGCTATGTCGACAAGCAGCGCAAGGCGGGTTCGCCCACTTTTGCGACGGCAATCGAGGCCTATGTGCGCAGTGGGTCGCCGGCGGCCGAAGCCAAATAA
- a CDS encoding caspase family protein yields the protein MIKLTRRTLLVGTSALMAAGTISFRALAASRTYHALLVGCTEYPNLPQRNWLVGPKNDAGLVHEYLLKNVPDPVRFAPENVTLLAKDVPGAKGLPTHAAIKAALADLAAKVQRDDFVYLHLSGHGAQQPEMIKGDETDGLDEIFLPVDIDKWINRDAGVPNALVDNEIGDALDAIRNKGAFVWAVFDCCHSGTATRAVEVDDELERKVEFADLVGGDEATRAAAIKTYEDTVASASRDLDDNAPRKPAFNLTPTGGEPITKGKLVAFYAAQTVETTPEMPLPKGTADAPRFGLFTFTILSKLAENPNVTYRQLGQAVLQQYSADSRTRPTPLFEGELDARVFGTDKTDAVMQWPIVIKDGEATIGAGLLHRLTPGSKLAILPSALSSMSDAVGYLEVESAKNLESHVKPVEFDKKPALDMTAIPANAYARVAEIAVDYKLTVARPATIKGLEKETALANSVLDELATAKETGFNIELVDPGKSAELRFAVMRENAIAGSAKDATDKPALWFLPASGDVTLKDGSKPPLVIIHPDDRQKLVDATTRNLRTIFRATGLSRLAAASDYKPEDVDVQFQIKRRDKDGLEPLQASVVPRASPGDEVHVLAKNSSDQLVDINVLYVGSDYSITHIVAERLAPQATLEEGLLAFTDTSFGMERMIAVLTEAPPESEKEDLSFLAQDGVASKTRGVGAPSFSDMLTDIGMAPATRSVMRLADKSGPKGAVMIFPVETVPRA from the coding sequence ATGATCAAATTGACACGTCGGACGCTGCTCGTCGGTACGTCCGCGCTGATGGCCGCCGGTACGATTTCGTTCCGCGCGCTGGCCGCGTCGCGCACTTACCATGCGCTTCTGGTCGGCTGCACCGAATATCCGAACCTGCCACAGAGGAACTGGCTGGTCGGCCCGAAGAACGATGCCGGCCTGGTCCACGAGTATCTGTTGAAGAATGTGCCGGACCCGGTGCGGTTCGCGCCCGAGAACGTCACGCTGCTCGCCAAGGATGTGCCCGGCGCCAAGGGTTTGCCGACCCATGCCGCGATCAAGGCAGCACTGGCGGACCTCGCCGCCAAGGTTCAGCGCGACGATTTCGTCTATCTGCATTTGTCCGGCCACGGCGCGCAGCAGCCGGAAATGATCAAGGGCGACGAGACCGACGGGCTCGACGAGATTTTCCTGCCTGTCGACATCGACAAATGGATCAACCGCGACGCCGGCGTGCCGAACGCGCTGGTCGACAATGAGATCGGCGACGCGCTCGACGCGATCCGCAACAAGGGCGCCTTCGTCTGGGCGGTGTTCGACTGCTGCCATTCCGGCACCGCGACGCGCGCCGTCGAGGTCGATGACGAGCTGGAGCGCAAGGTCGAATTCGCTGATCTGGTCGGCGGCGACGAAGCCACCAGGGCGGCAGCCATCAAGACCTATGAGGACACGGTCGCAAGCGCATCGCGTGACCTCGACGACAACGCTCCGCGCAAGCCCGCCTTCAATCTGACGCCGACCGGCGGCGAACCGATCACCAAGGGCAAGCTGGTCGCCTTCTATGCCGCCCAAACGGTGGAGACCACGCCGGAAATGCCGTTGCCCAAGGGTACGGCGGATGCGCCGCGCTTCGGCCTGTTCACCTTCACCATCCTGTCGAAGCTCGCCGAAAACCCCAACGTCACCTACCGCCAGCTTGGTCAGGCCGTACTGCAGCAATATTCGGCCGACAGCCGCACCCGGCCGACGCCGCTGTTCGAGGGCGAACTCGACGCGCGCGTCTTCGGCACCGACAAGACCGACGCGGTCATGCAGTGGCCCATCGTCATCAAGGACGGCGAGGCGACGATCGGCGCCGGCCTGCTGCATCGCCTCACCCCCGGCAGCAAGCTCGCCATCCTGCCCTCGGCGCTGTCGTCGATGTCGGATGCGGTCGGCTATCTCGAAGTGGAGTCGGCAAAGAACCTGGAGAGCCACGTCAAGCCAGTCGAGTTCGACAAGAAGCCGGCGCTGGACATGACTGCCATCCCCGCCAACGCCTATGCGCGGGTGGCGGAGATCGCCGTCGACTACAAGCTCACTGTCGCGCGGCCGGCAACGATCAAGGGACTGGAGAAGGAAACGGCTCTCGCCAATTCGGTTCTCGACGAACTGGCCACTGCCAAGGAGACCGGCTTCAACATCGAGCTGGTCGACCCCGGCAAGAGCGCCGAGCTGCGCTTTGCGGTGATGCGCGAGAACGCCATTGCCGGCTCTGCCAAGGACGCCACCGACAAGCCGGCGCTGTGGTTCCTGCCCGCATCGGGCGACGTGACCCTGAAGGACGGCAGCAAGCCGCCTCTGGTCATCATCCATCCCGATGACCGCCAGAAGCTGGTCGACGCAACAACCAGAAATCTGCGCACCATCTTCCGCGCGACCGGCCTGTCGCGACTGGCGGCGGCCTCCGATTACAAACCCGAGGACGTCGACGTCCAGTTCCAGATCAAACGCCGCGACAAGGATGGGCTCGAACCGTTGCAGGCTTCGGTGGTCCCCCGCGCCTCGCCGGGCGACGAAGTGCATGTGCTGGCCAAGAACAGCTCTGACCAGCTGGTCGACATCAACGTGCTCTATGTCGGCAGCGACTATTCGATCACCCATATCGTTGCCGAGCGCCTGGCCCCCCAGGCAACGCTCGAGGAAGGGCTGCTCGCCTTCACCGACACCAGCTTCGGCATGGAACGGATGATCGCGGTGCTGACGGAAGCCCCACCGGAGAGCGAGAAGGAAGATCTGAGCTTCCTGGCGCAGGATGGCGTCGCCTCCAAGACACGTGGCGTGGGGGCTCCCAGCTTCTCCGACATGCTCACCGACATCGGCATGGCGCCGGCGACCCGCTCGGTAATGCGGCTTGCCGACAAGAGCGGCCCGAAAGGCGCGGTGATGATCTTCCCGGTGGAGACCGTGCCGCGCGCCTGA
- a CDS encoding Fur family transcriptional regulator, whose amino-acid sequence MAARDVLTKNQVCVLEKLEAASGPLSAYTLLDQLRERGFRAPLQVYRALDTLVKSGFVHRLESINSFVACAEPHDHSHSMTAFAICDTCGQVTEMSDHDVGHQLDEWVRSTGFAAKKAVIEFRGVCAKCRAEAA is encoded by the coding sequence ATGGCTGCAAGGGATGTGCTGACGAAAAACCAGGTGTGCGTGCTCGAGAAACTCGAGGCCGCCAGCGGGCCGCTCAGCGCCTACACTTTGCTTGATCAACTGCGTGAGCGCGGCTTCCGCGCCCCGCTGCAGGTCTATCGCGCGCTCGACACGCTGGTGAAATCCGGCTTCGTCCACCGGCTGGAAAGCATCAACTCCTTCGTCGCCTGTGCCGAGCCGCATGACCACAGCCATTCGATGACGGCTTTCGCCATCTGCGACACATGCGGACAAGTGACAGAAATGTCCGACCACGATGTCGGCCACCAGCTGGATGAATGGGTGCGCTCCACGGGATTTGCCGCCAAGAAGGCGGTGATCGAGTTTCGGGGTGTGTGTGCCAAATGCCGCGCCGAAGCGGCCTAA